The following are encoded in a window of Nitrospira sp. genomic DNA:
- a CDS encoding PAS domain S-box protein, with protein sequence MAGEAPSHTVLVVEDNPDIVVSLQDLLTHDGYTVHTAPSCHGALAQLRAHRFNAVLLDVTLPDGDGLEVLATIQQLDPHLPVIIVTASTTTEKTVGSLTRGAFAYLTKPYHREELRQTLRRAIGVKELAVKAQRAEHLLTESEDRFRSLVESASDAIVVADGRGIILSHNRSSATMFGYSNHDLIGKPLTVLMPSRYHYRHNAGLARLEATGSGRLIGSVVELQGLKQDGTEFPIELSLATWKTETGNFYSGIIRDSSQRKQTERALDELRRRHSLILTQAGEGIYGIDRQGLATFVNPRAAAMLGYAVEDLIGRPMHALLHHSRIDGTPYPDDACPIYAALHDGEIHRVTHEVFWKRDGTSFPVEYVSSPLWEDDTVAGAVVVFHDTTKQWRVESGLRERENRLECVIRGSSDGFWDGQVLPGQPWHHPHTPVWWSPRVRELLGYSREEFPDILESWMSRLHPEDRERALAALRAHMEQHEPYDVEYRLLTKQGEYRWFRARGQAVWDDNGRPFRMAGSLQCITDRKRIEEALRRSERLLKDVIDNTTAVIYVKGLDGRYVLTNRRFGQMFNLTTDQIVGRTDHDLFPREIADAFSANDRQVLERKAPVEYDETAPHRDGLRHYISIKFPLCDETGTPYAVCGISTDITERKRLGDALRINEERVQLALMTARVGIWDWNLQTDHCYWSPIVNDLLDLPVGAGPLSREEFLARVYPEDQATVLAALLEAPKSSQPELAYAHRVRRADGTLQWLSWSGHVVRSATGTATRILGTVQSISTGQVPPSEPTQTGRNAPEKPRHDNLRS encoded by the coding sequence ATGGCCGGCGAAGCCCCTTCCCATACCGTGCTCGTCGTGGAAGACAATCCTGATATTGTCGTGAGCCTGCAGGACCTGCTCACCCACGACGGCTATACCGTCCATACCGCCCCCTCTTGTCACGGCGCGCTCGCCCAGCTCCGTGCCCATCGCTTCAATGCAGTCTTGCTCGACGTGACCTTGCCGGACGGCGATGGCCTCGAGGTGCTCGCCACGATCCAACAGCTGGACCCGCATTTACCCGTAATCATCGTCACGGCCAGCACGACGACGGAGAAAACGGTGGGGTCGCTGACGCGGGGGGCCTTCGCCTATTTAACCAAACCCTACCATCGCGAGGAACTCCGCCAGACGCTCCGTCGCGCGATCGGGGTCAAGGAACTGGCGGTGAAAGCCCAACGCGCCGAACATCTCCTGACGGAAAGCGAAGACCGCTTCCGCTCACTGGTGGAGTCAGCCAGCGATGCCATCGTGGTGGCCGATGGGCGGGGCATCATCCTCTCGCACAATCGATCATCTGCGACCATGTTCGGCTATTCGAACCATGATCTGATCGGAAAACCGCTCACGGTTCTCATGCCGTCACGGTATCACTATCGCCACAACGCCGGCCTGGCCCGTCTGGAAGCAACCGGATCGGGGCGTCTCATCGGATCGGTCGTCGAACTCCAGGGGCTCAAGCAGGACGGCACCGAATTTCCGATCGAACTCTCGCTGGCTACCTGGAAAACCGAAACCGGCAACTTCTATAGCGGTATCATTCGCGACAGTTCCCAACGAAAGCAGACGGAGCGGGCGCTGGATGAACTGCGTCGCCGGCATAGTCTTATCCTAACGCAGGCCGGCGAGGGCATCTATGGCATCGATCGCCAGGGGCTCGCTACGTTCGTGAATCCGCGCGCGGCCGCGATGCTCGGCTATGCTGTGGAGGACTTGATCGGGCGGCCTATGCATGCGCTCCTGCACCACAGCAGAATCGATGGGACCCCGTACCCCGACGACGCCTGTCCGATCTACGCCGCCCTGCACGACGGTGAGATCCATCGCGTCACCCATGAAGTATTTTGGAAACGTGATGGCACCAGCTTCCCCGTCGAATACGTCAGTTCTCCGCTGTGGGAGGACGACACCGTCGCCGGGGCGGTCGTGGTCTTTCATGATACGACCAAACAGTGGCGTGTCGAATCGGGATTGCGGGAACGGGAAAACCGCTTGGAATGCGTGATCCGCGGATCGAGCGACGGGTTCTGGGATGGACAGGTTCTGCCCGGCCAGCCGTGGCATCACCCTCACACGCCGGTCTGGTGGTCTCCGCGGGTGCGCGAGTTGTTAGGATATAGCCGGGAGGAGTTTCCGGACATCCTGGAGAGCTGGATGTCCCGGTTGCACCCTGAAGATCGTGAGCGAGCCCTGGCCGCATTGCGCGCGCACATGGAACAGCACGAGCCCTACGACGTGGAGTACCGGCTCCTCACGAAACAGGGCGAATACCGCTGGTTCCGCGCGCGCGGCCAGGCCGTGTGGGACGACAATGGACGGCCCTTCCGCATGGCTGGCTCCTTACAGTGCATCACCGACCGCAAACGGATAGAAGAAGCCCTCCGACGCAGTGAACGGCTGCTGAAAGACGTGATCGATAACACGACCGCCGTCATTTACGTGAAAGGGCTGGACGGACGTTACGTGCTCACGAATCGCCGGTTCGGGCAGATGTTCAACTTGACCACCGATCAGATCGTCGGGCGCACCGATCATGATCTCTTTCCCCGCGAAATTGCCGACGCATTCAGTGCCAACGATCGCCAGGTGCTGGAACGCAAGGCTCCGGTGGAGTACGACGAAACCGCCCCTCACCGGGATGGGCTGCGCCACTACATCTCGATCAAATTTCCGCTCTGCGACGAAACAGGGACCCCCTATGCCGTGTGCGGAATCTCCACCGATATCACCGAACGCAAACGACTTGGAGATGCTCTCCGCATCAACGAGGAGCGGGTTCAGCTCGCGCTCATGACTGCGCGCGTCGGCATCTGGGACTGGAACCTGCAGACGGACCACTGCTATTGGTCGCCGATCGTCAATGATCTGCTCGACCTCCCGGTCGGTGCTGGTCCCCTCTCCAGGGAGGAATTTCTGGCCAGAGTCTACCCAGAGGATCAGGCTACCGTTCTGGCGGCGCTGCTGGAGGCGCCCAAATCCTCTCAGCCTGAGCTCGCCTATGCTCACCGCGTGCGCCGAGCCGACGGCACTCTCCAGTGGCTCTCATGGTCGGGCCATGTGGTTCGGAGTGCGACCGGGACAGCGACCCGCATCCTGGGGACCGTCCAATCCATTTCAACCGGACAGGTGCCGCCGTCAGAGCCCACGCAGACAGGTCGCAACGCCCCAGAGAAACCGCGACACGACAATCTGCGATCGTGA
- a CDS encoding CHAT domain-containing protein, protein MSLLVLLTSLCVESDRSSAADVANDPATLMTQGTDAFRRGAFEQALTSWKDAAGLAGERGATREHIQALLGAAQAAQALGQSKQALLQLDLALVLSQNSGDPQTTAGVLAQLGRTYLAVGQLDEAEERLTDALTLARQEASPALTAATLNDLGILHALRHEDTEALAAFHESTTIAQDTGLPMVAITARINAARAALRLGQPQDSRLWLDQSLDQTRELSPSYNKAVGLINIGLGYGYLRPLLPDIGDALLIRAAGALQEAVALSERLGDARTLSYALGYLGHLYETERRTEEALQLSRRAAFSAQSAGVPEALYRWQWQVGRLLASSGHLDDAIVSYRQAAATLLPIRPEVARASYEASTPDQESVRPLFFELADLLLQRAGMTDDTHTAQTYLLTARDAIEAFKAAELREYFKDECVDALQSRITKPDTLSPTTAVIYPIIFADRLDLLVSLPTGMTRISVPVPAVTLAQEVRAFRRTVEKRTTREYLPHAQQLYDWLVRPIEAELTRLHINTLVFVPDGSLRTIPLAALHDGTGFLIQKFAVALTPGLNLTDPHPINRETVRFLSIGLTHAVQGFPALPYVAEEMGAIHDLYRGDQLLNSEFQTTRLEQELRDGQFGVLHIATHGKFSTDANESFLLTFDGRLTVNQLDRLVGLYRFRQEPLELLTLSACQTGVGDDRAALGLAGIAIKAGARSAIATLWFINDEASAALISEFYRQLRNPSMSKAVALQQAQTKLLADRVYEHPAYWSPFLLLNNWL, encoded by the coding sequence GTGTCACTACTCGTGCTGCTGACCTCCCTATGCGTCGAGAGCGACCGGAGCTCCGCAGCCGACGTCGCGAATGATCCGGCCACGCTCATGACGCAGGGCACCGACGCGTTTCGCCGCGGTGCGTTTGAACAAGCCCTCACCTCCTGGAAGGACGCTGCCGGGCTTGCCGGCGAACGCGGCGCGACCCGCGAACACATCCAGGCCCTCCTCGGCGCCGCACAGGCTGCGCAGGCCCTCGGGCAGTCCAAGCAGGCGCTGCTCCAACTCGACCTTGCCCTGGTGCTCTCACAGAACAGCGGCGATCCGCAGACCACAGCGGGCGTGCTGGCCCAACTCGGTCGCACCTATCTCGCGGTCGGCCAGCTCGATGAAGCCGAGGAACGCCTGACCGACGCGTTGACGCTCGCCCGTCAAGAAGCATCACCCGCGCTCACCGCCGCCACGCTGAACGATCTGGGCATTCTCCACGCCCTAAGACACGAAGATACCGAGGCGCTGGCTGCCTTTCATGAAAGTACGACGATTGCGCAGGACACCGGGCTTCCCATGGTCGCGATTACCGCCAGAATCAACGCCGCGCGCGCGGCGTTGCGGCTCGGCCAGCCACAGGACAGCCGGCTCTGGCTCGATCAATCACTCGACCAAACCCGTGAACTGTCCCCGTCTTACAACAAGGCCGTGGGCTTGATTAATATCGGACTGGGCTACGGGTACCTGCGGCCGCTCCTGCCAGACATCGGCGATGCGCTGCTCATACGAGCCGCCGGCGCGCTGCAAGAAGCGGTGGCCCTATCCGAACGATTGGGAGATGCGCGCACCTTGTCCTATGCGCTGGGCTATCTCGGGCATCTCTACGAAACAGAACGCCGCACCGAGGAAGCGCTGCAGTTGTCCCGACGCGCGGCGTTCTCAGCGCAATCCGCGGGCGTACCGGAAGCGCTCTACCGTTGGCAGTGGCAGGTGGGCCGGCTGCTGGCGTCGAGCGGCCACCTCGACGACGCCATCGTCTCCTACCGGCAAGCCGCCGCCACGTTGCTGCCCATCCGACCGGAAGTGGCCCGCGCCTCCTATGAGGCGTCGACTCCGGACCAGGAATCGGTGCGCCCCTTGTTTTTCGAACTGGCCGACCTCCTGCTCCAACGCGCCGGGATGACGGACGACACCCACACCGCACAGACCTATCTCCTGACTGCGCGCGACGCGATCGAAGCCTTCAAAGCGGCTGAGCTGCGGGAATACTTCAAGGACGAATGCGTCGATGCCCTGCAGTCCCGCATCACAAAACCCGACACGCTCTCCCCGACTACCGCAGTGATCTATCCGATCATATTCGCAGACCGATTGGACCTGCTCGTCAGCCTCCCGACCGGGATGACGCGGATCTCAGTGCCGGTCCCCGCCGTGACATTGGCGCAGGAAGTGCGCGCATTCCGCCGCACGGTCGAGAAGCGGACGACCAGGGAATATCTCCCCCATGCTCAACAGCTCTATGACTGGCTGGTTCGCCCCATCGAGGCAGAGCTGACCCGCTTGCACATTAATACGCTGGTGTTTGTCCCCGACGGATCGCTCCGCACCATTCCCCTGGCCGCCTTGCACGATGGGACCGGCTTCCTCATTCAGAAATTTGCCGTCGCGCTGACCCCTGGGCTGAATCTCACGGACCCCCACCCGATTAACCGGGAGACGGTCCGGTTCCTGTCCATCGGACTGACACATGCCGTCCAGGGATTTCCGGCGCTCCCGTATGTAGCCGAAGAAATGGGAGCGATCCACGATCTCTATCGAGGCGATCAACTGCTCAATAGCGAGTTTCAGACAACCCGGCTGGAGCAGGAATTGCGAGACGGTCAGTTCGGCGTGCTGCACATTGCCACGCACGGAAAATTTTCGACGGATGCGAATGAGAGTTTTCTGCTCACATTCGACGGCAGACTCACCGTGAATCAGCTGGACCGGCTGGTCGGCTTATACCGGTTCCGGCAGGAACCGCTCGAACTCCTGACCCTCAGCGCCTGCCAGACCGGCGTCGGCGATGATCGCGCCGCCCTCGGCCTCGCGGGAATCGCCATCAAGGCCGGCGCGAGAAGCGCGATCGCCACGCTGTGGTTCATCAACGATGAAGCGTCCGCTGCGCTGATTTCCGAATTCTACCGGCAGCTCAGAAATCCATCGATGTCCAAAGCGGTCGCGTTGCAACAAGCTCAGACGAAGCTGTTGGCTGATCGGGTCTACGAGCATCCGGCTTACTGGTCCCCTTTCTTGTTGCTCAATAACTGGCTATAA
- a CDS encoding ShlB/FhaC/HecB family hemolysin secretion/activation protein → MRNHTSFARASAGIALSAGFVMLLTLPPSSLLAQALPPVFDPTGRSGEPPGPLKKEFRPPAPPPSMVLPPVPQAPDSDIQRQLGQIRVFVHDIHVTGNTVFTEVEIDQVTKPFKGRTLTTDDLERLRLALTLLYVNRGYITSGAIIPDQDVTLGVITYHIVEGTVARIDVAGTDWFRDGYLRDRVALGVKTPFAIAPLQERLQLLQQDQRLERINAELRPGDRRGESVLNLRVKEASPWKAWLDFNNHQTPVVGAERGLATVAHQNVTGHGDAFSFTYGRSRGVNPIIDTSYTIPVTRYDTTLSAYYRRNDFLVVDQSFRFLDLKADAEIFGITLRQPLYKTLTDEFAVAITGERLYNKVTSAFDQAGLPSLFIPGSSDTGVNTVSALRFIQEYVHRTPNSVIAVRSRFSVGLDVLGATNNSGPLPDTQFFSWLAQVQGLRRLDEWGGVQLLGQMSLQLANDRLFPLEQMPVGGRFSVRGYRENTLIRDNAFLASIESRIPLLAFPSGEPRLQFAQFADVGRAWNAKGGTPDPQTLASIGLGVRWSLLPQERARFELYWGQPLNHVPHPPGNLQDHGIHLQFVVQVL, encoded by the coding sequence ATGAGGAATCACACATCGTTTGCGCGGGCGAGCGCAGGCATTGCCCTTTCTGCGGGGTTCGTCATGCTGCTCACGCTGCCCCCTTCTTCACTCCTGGCTCAAGCCCTCCCGCCGGTCTTCGATCCGACCGGCCGATCCGGTGAACCGCCCGGTCCGCTCAAGAAGGAGTTCAGGCCGCCGGCTCCCCCGCCGAGCATGGTGCTGCCGCCGGTCCCACAGGCGCCGGATAGCGACATCCAGCGGCAATTGGGACAGATCCGCGTCTTCGTCCACGATATTCATGTGACCGGCAACACCGTTTTTACAGAGGTGGAGATCGACCAGGTCACGAAGCCATTCAAAGGCCGCACCCTCACGACGGATGACCTGGAGCGGCTGCGGCTGGCGCTGACCCTGCTCTACGTCAATCGAGGCTACATCACGTCGGGCGCGATCATTCCCGATCAGGACGTGACGCTCGGAGTCATCACCTATCACATCGTCGAAGGCACGGTCGCGCGGATCGATGTGGCGGGGACCGACTGGTTCCGTGACGGCTATCTGCGCGACCGGGTGGCGCTGGGCGTCAAGACGCCCTTTGCCATCGCGCCGCTGCAGGAACGACTGCAACTGCTCCAGCAGGACCAGCGTCTCGAGCGCATCAACGCGGAACTCCGCCCCGGCGATCGCCGCGGGGAGAGCGTGCTGAATCTGCGGGTGAAGGAGGCCTCTCCCTGGAAAGCATGGCTGGATTTCAATAACCATCAGACACCGGTCGTGGGCGCCGAACGGGGATTGGCGACCGTCGCACACCAAAATGTCACCGGCCACGGCGATGCCTTCAGCTTCACCTACGGCCGGTCGCGCGGCGTGAATCCGATCATCGACACCTCCTATACGATTCCGGTAACCCGGTACGATACAACCCTGTCGGCCTACTACCGGCGCAACGATTTCCTCGTGGTCGATCAGAGCTTCCGTTTTCTCGACTTGAAGGCCGACGCGGAGATCTTCGGCATCACACTCCGCCAGCCGCTCTACAAGACGCTCACCGATGAGTTTGCGGTCGCGATCACCGGGGAACGGCTCTATAACAAGGTCACCTCCGCGTTCGACCAGGCCGGACTCCCCTCGCTGTTCATTCCCGGCTCGTCGGACACCGGCGTCAATACGGTCAGCGCGCTCCGCTTCATTCAAGAGTATGTCCATCGCACGCCGAACTCGGTCATCGCTGTCCGCTCCCGCTTCTCCGTCGGGCTCGATGTGCTTGGTGCCACCAACAACTCCGGTCCGCTCCCGGATACGCAATTCTTCTCGTGGTTAGCCCAAGTGCAAGGCCTGCGACGGCTCGATGAGTGGGGTGGCGTGCAACTGCTGGGACAGATGAGCCTGCAGCTCGCGAACGACCGCCTCTTCCCGCTGGAACAGATGCCGGTCGGCGGACGCTTCAGCGTCCGCGGCTATCGCGAGAACACGCTCATTCGCGACAACGCGTTTTTGGCTTCGATTGAATCCCGCATCCCGCTGCTCGCGTTTCCCTCCGGCGAGCCCCGCCTCCAATTCGCGCAATTCGCCGATGTGGGCCGCGCCTGGAATGCCAAAGGCGGCACCCCCGATCCTCAGACCCTGGCGAGCATCGGATTGGGCGTACGCTGGAGCCTGCTGCCGCAGGAACGGGCACGGTTTGAACTCTACTGGGGACAACCGCTCAATCACGTCCCACATCCGCCGGGCAATCTGCAGGATCACGGCATCCACCTGCAGTTTGTCGTACAGGTATTGTGA
- a CDS encoding DUF928 domain-containing protein produces the protein MKPTLLFCIICTMPLGLTLVEPTQATAGSEQSAAPHVAAPDDLSLPIYTPPRKFSPRARVGGEMRGTGGSDPEIQALVPDHVGLTINQTPALNWFLSKPTAYTVRFTLIDNRSIKPVHEAPIPSPTKAGIQTISLKEMGVTLEPDVQYRWYVSVIRNPDSPSQDIVAGGVIERCEFNACLVEAGPHLTCSTQSVQDNARQGFWYDAMACLCTLIDARPTDAPLRRMRAALLKQVGLHGVAEWDLRSLTTSTR, from the coding sequence GTGAAACCCACATTGTTGTTTTGCATCATCTGTACAATGCCCCTGGGCCTGACACTTGTGGAGCCGACACAGGCCACGGCAGGATCCGAGCAATCCGCAGCCCCTCACGTCGCCGCCCCTGATGACCTGTCGCTGCCGATCTATACCCCACCCAGAAAGTTTTCGCCTCGAGCGCGTGTCGGCGGGGAAATGCGCGGGACCGGCGGCAGCGACCCTGAAATTCAAGCTCTCGTCCCCGATCATGTCGGCCTGACGATCAACCAAACGCCGGCGCTGAATTGGTTTCTGTCCAAACCCACGGCCTATACCGTTCGTTTCACGCTGATCGATAATCGCTCGATCAAGCCGGTGCATGAAGCACCCATCCCTTCTCCGACGAAGGCAGGAATTCAGACGATTAGTCTGAAGGAGATGGGAGTGACACTCGAACCGGACGTGCAGTATCGATGGTACGTCTCTGTGATCCGTAACCCCGACTCACCATCGCAGGACATCGTGGCGGGGGGAGTCATTGAGCGCTGTGAGTTCAATGCCTGTCTTGTCGAAGCAGGCCCGCACCTCACCTGCAGCACGCAGAGCGTGCAGGACAACGCCCGCCAGGGATTCTGGTACGACGCGATGGCCTGTCTCTGCACGCTCATCGATGCCCGCCCCACCGACGCCCCGCTCCGACGCATGCGCGCTGCGCTGCTGAAACAAGTCGGTCTACACGGAGTGGCTGAGTGGGATCTTCGCTCCCTCACGACCTCAACCCGATAG
- a CDS encoding ABC transporter substrate-binding protein — protein MSAYAQAIEGFKVTAPASMTYVEYDLRGDPELGKKLARKIRASDASLVLAVGLKAALAAQVEIMDMPIVYMMILDPSKHRLSAPNMTGTLLEIPAERQFKILRSFLPSLHQLGVLFDPAKNGSRIKETTPYAAASGFKLTEFPVGSEREVPQQLRALIETADGLWLVPDSTVLTAESVGFILESAMARHVPVIGFSPEITRLGALLSISVSYGDVGRETGLLARRLLDGDRRLPMKPIPVERLSITVNQKTANFLEITFPSEIERLIDEKY, from the coding sequence TTGTCGGCCTATGCACAGGCGATCGAGGGATTCAAAGTCACGGCCCCTGCCTCCATGACCTATGTCGAATACGATTTGCGCGGTGATCCAGAGCTCGGGAAAAAGCTGGCCAGGAAAATCAGGGCCTCCGACGCGTCCCTCGTTCTGGCCGTCGGTCTCAAAGCCGCTCTGGCCGCCCAGGTGGAGATCATGGATATGCCCATCGTGTATATGATGATTCTTGATCCTTCAAAGCATCGTCTCTCCGCCCCGAATATGACCGGCACGCTGCTGGAGATTCCCGCCGAACGTCAATTCAAGATTCTTCGCTCGTTTCTGCCGTCGCTCCATCAGCTCGGAGTCCTGTTCGACCCCGCGAAGAACGGATCCCGTATCAAAGAAACGACTCCCTATGCGGCTGCCAGCGGGTTCAAGCTGACGGAATTTCCCGTCGGCAGCGAAAGAGAGGTGCCGCAGCAGCTACGCGCGCTCATCGAGACCGCCGACGGGCTATGGCTGGTACCCGATTCAACGGTCTTGACCGCGGAGTCCGTCGGTTTCATCCTCGAATCGGCCATGGCACGCCATGTCCCTGTCATCGGCTTCTCGCCGGAGATAACCAGGCTCGGAGCGCTCCTCAGCATTTCCGTCTCCTACGGCGATGTCGGCCGGGAAACCGGTCTACTTGCCAGACGACTCCTCGATGGAGACAGGAGACTCCCGATGAAACCGATACCCGTCGAACGCCTGAGCATTACGGTGAACCAAAAGACAGCCAACTTCCTGGAGATCACCTTTCCCAGCGAAATCGAGCGCCTGATTGATGAGAAATATTAG